The window CAATTGGTGTATGTGACTATGTGATGTcagaaattaattgaaaatttcttatttggtGGGAAAAGTTAAGTTCTCTCACTTTCCCAGCTATCCGTAGAACAACCAACCAAcccacaattttaaaaatatattattattctgcACAACTCTTAATGCCTAAGGTTCAAATAATTTCAgcaaatttgaattaaaattatgtgCGTTATTGTAACTTCTAGGTATGATGcattgcatttttctttttttaggagtacatttatgtaatttatacGTTAACttggtttttaaattgaattcataatgttcaaaataataatttcatatgagacttttttttttattaatttagtattgtttttatatcaGTTTACTATATGTATCAgattaggatttttttaaaaaaaaatagatgaacATATATGTTTTAGATTtctgttattaaaaaaatatttatgaagcTAAATATAACTAACAATCCATGTTTAAAGATGCTGAACTTTTAACTAATTTCAATCAATGAAACAAATTCATAGGTATAAAAAGGATGAACTACATCTTTTATATCTTAGGTTTAACGGTTATGATCGTGAGGTTCTATGGATAATTTATAATCGATAAAAAGGTCAaatctttttcattaaacttatatatatgCTCGAATTGAAAGATGAATAATTACATTGTGGcatgtaaataaaatttacattgATATATCTTCTTATTGATCAATCACAATTTTCATTcgtaaaaaaagttaataaattcATTCTCAATAAATCTATACGGtacaatattcaaaatttcttaaataattaaaaaaaagttatattacCTGGATAGGTTGGATAGTATTTAATTCTTGTGggttaaaataacttttaaacttttgcaTTAACCATGCAactaattcatatatatatatatatatatatatatatatatatcacataaaTTTGATAGTTTGTCCTATATATATCACAAAGGTCTTCTATAGATGTAGCTCACATATAAGTTTAATTagttgtcatttaaaatagatttcatttcatttcgataaaaaataaagaaagttgGATTTGAATCTTCGACTGAATGCAACAAGATGTTACCATaacctaaactaaaataataatgttgaattATAAGGAGTTGGAGTGAATTACTCAAATATTAGAGGTTGATCAATGGATATGTTTACATATCAGTAGgtaaaatacaattaattgtTTGATAGAACTTGACTACAAAATCACGTTAGCGTGGACTACTCtttgttacaaaattatttagatgAAGGGAAGGCGTTGACTCAGGGGTAGGTAGTTGGGTGGAGTGATCTCAGAGAGTAGATGGATGTATAGAGATCACAGCATTAACTGTAAATAAAGAGATAAGATAATGGGTGGCTCAACTGGGAGAGTTGAGCCTCTCCcttcattatttcaatttattcttctttattaaaaataaaaaattgtttgaaagtTGTATAGGATTCATTAAATGATATGCCACGTACTGATAATTGTGTATTATTGTAGTAATAAAAAGACATTTGATAttatacaataattttgtaacaacTAATGGAAGTATTAGATTTATGAGTTATACGAGTCCTTAAAACAAGCTTTAGGGAAATGGtgcaaaaatgagaaatatatatgtacattCAACTTTTAGAGgatgatttatttaaatattgtatttttgaaaacttattaaaGATCTGTtggagagaaaatgaaaaggatgGAGTGTTCAACATGTTGaaaccttttaaaaatagagagaaaaaacaaaaaacaaaaacaatggGACACTCAGTCCAttgaaattattagaaaaaacagtaaaactttaaatagttttgaaactgtaatatttcattattaacttttgaaagcaataatattaatatatatttttctatttggatCTCATCCCACATGAAGGGAATAGTTTGCGTATagaataaattgtttttcacCTACCTCTAAATAAGAATTAGAGTAAAAACTTTAGtactaattgttttatatataagaaaaagtaGTAAGATGTATTTCAACCTTTCTAGCATCACTTATGTTAGTCCATTCCACTGAATTATcttatcataaaatattatagaacaaatttaatatttttttaatattttaatactttttataCGAACAATGAAAATGGATACataaaatatagttatttAAGTATTGTGATCTCCCCAACTACCGGAATTTTTAGAACCAATGTGATCTCCCATAAGTTGAtgaatgacattttttattcactttttccttccatgAATCATGAATTACTAGGTTGACTTTGAATCCAcattactttttcctttttttcaatatcatcCTTACTCTCATTACTAAAGACCATAggattatatatatgcaatttttatttcggatatttttaaatgtgataaaataaactaatattattgacatatttttaatatttgcggtccgaaaagaaaatcaattattttttcaaaattttatatttgtccTTACTACTTTATAAccatttttcagtttttttttgtttgcatcATTCTCTATTCTCTTCTTTGTGATCTTTCAcagtattttttctttttttgtatttcttcttttcatctgtctttttttctttttttacaattttttttatttttttaaaatcattatttggttcaagatcgttGTTTAGATTGTGggacaaatataaaataataaagttagaATATTgaataatcaaatctaaaccatacaaatttaaacaaaaataataataatagccaaatttaaacgattatttatcaaatataaactatcattgttttttcaaatatattatgcatGTCGAATGTCAAAATCAagccattttttaaagtttttaggcatgtagattttttttcatttttgaaattgttttatacgaaataaatattttacctttCTATTTTGGAAAAGGTctattttcaacaaatatctatccatgtttatataaaatttaaaatttaaatcccATAAACTCAATTTGCTTTTTTAacattgaatatatattaattttttattcaaaagaaTCTCAAtgtaaaattagtttaatatttttgttaccTTATCATAtgtttgttaaataatttaaaatattctctTCATCAATTCTTCCCTTTGTAGTTAACAAATAGTTTAATAAAGATTTAATGATTTGCATACTTACGAATTAATTGATAGAAATTGTCAGTAACAAAAAGTgagtatttaaagaaaaattgaaattaaaagtgaaattatGAAAGCTAGTATCTAACTTGACACAAAACCCTAACCTAAAAACCAATTTATAGCTTAAAATTATGGGGTTTCTATACAAGTAGCCTAAAAGACACAATGGCCTTTCATTTTACACCAAAGATAGGCCCAGTGAGTCACTGACCATAACACCCTCCTTAATTTCTTgtcgtttttttattttattttaaaaagtaaaaaaaaaaattgtaacaacataaatatgaaaaaataaaaaataattcattgcattcatttcaaatttgactctacatatttattatatttattgttttattttatgttgatttttattttattttccatatcaattttatttattatcatttgttatcagtttgttatattgattctttatatgatttttcttttcattcctATGTTTTGATGTTGCTagaggttttttttaatttatatttttagcttttttattttttattctacaaaGTCTATAATTTTTCGAAAATATactgtaacttttttttacaaacatattaaaaaatgaaaatactcAAGGATGGtttgagaatttaaataattgaaaatttaaaacaattgtgGAATAATATAGTTAGATTATGCCATTCCTCTaaacttttctaaaattataatatttcgACATTGTGACCAAATCCATAACGGTTAGATACAAccttttgaaacttaaaaatcaaataaaactgACACCAACTCCTACGTGGTGCTAGTTTAAACTTAATCCATATTTAGTTCACTTGACTCTTCTTCACTTAGCTCGTCacataaatattgattatgtTCATTGTCGGCATCCCTTCTTGCATTGCCTTTTCTTTACAAGGAGTTGTTTGATTCCTTCTGCTTCTTCACGATATCTCAAAATGCCTACTCAAGCTTAGTTCTactaacttcaaattttaattacaagaaACCCCTCCTTCATTAGTACGCGAGTTTCACAGCTCTTTCTCCCTTTAGGgatttcaatcaaaatttcacCTCCTCCTTTCCTTTATTTAAACTTGGCCCGCTCGTGTTGATTGTTGCACTCAGTGGAAGACCCCTCCTTGTTAATGTcttgttttgctttttcttgGCATTCCTTTGacacttcaaaatcaaatgaaatctagattaaaaaaacataaaacaatcaaatagtATTACTTTTCTGTCAAATATTGGCTACCTCAGTCAACATTTAAGTGTATTAGTAActgatatcaaaattttgaattcccAACCCTCGAcagtgtgtgtgtatatatatatattatcttcGCCTTTTTCTTTGAACAACACTACTCTCTCATCGAGTATTTAACCCATCTCTTCGCTTGAGTAACTCATTCaattatttctctcttcattcTCTACCTGGCATTATATTTCAACTATCGGTGTTGCCTTCTTCTCTAAAACCTGAAGTCCATACCTACATCAGATTCCAATTTCTCCATTCCAACACAAATCTCTCCTCCATAACCAATGGAATCTGCTCCAAAGCTCAAGCAAAACCATGGCTGCACTTTCCTCCATTCCACTCAATTGTTGATAAGCGTTCTCTCGTCTTTCTTCCAACTTCAAAACTTCTTCATTCTCATTCTCCTCGTTTCCATGGAAActtacattttcttaaatggATGGAATCCCATTTCCTATTTCTTCCTCCTATTGTCTTCTTATACTTTCTGCAAATACATCATTAAGCTTCCCATTCTGAATGCTCCTCGTCCTGTCTATTTAGTTGACTTCTCATGCCTCAAACCACCAAGCTTCTGCAGGGTtcccttctctcttttccttgAAAATGCAACGTTGATGAATACTTTCGACAACAACAGCCTCAGTTTCATGGCCAAAACTCTCAAATCTTCAGGACAGAGTGAAGAAACATGCCTCCCTCCAGCCCTGCATTTCATACCACCCAAAACCCATCAACAAGAATCCATTCATGAAGTTCATATGGTACTATTTCCTGTCATGGATGATCTTTTAACCAAAACCCATCTCTCTCCTTGCGACATTGATATTCTTATTGTTAATTGCAGTGGCTTTTGCCCTTCTCCTTCCCTGTCATCCATAGTCATCAACAAATATTCCATGAGAAGTGATATTAAAAGCTATAACCTCTCTGGAATGGGGTGCAGTGCAAGTGCTGTTGCCATTCATTTAGCTGAAAATCTTCTTCAAGTACACGAAAACTCAAATGTTGTTGTTCTTAGTACAGAAATTCTATCAAACGGTTGGTATGCAGGAAAGGAACACTCCAGACTAATCCTCAATTGCTACTTCCGTATGGGCGGTGCGGCTATTTTACTCACCAACAGAAAAGAGGCgaaacttttttcaaaatataaactatttaaaaccCTTAGAACACAGACATCCTACGATGATAGAAGTTACCTTTCAGCCATACGCGAAGAGGACAAGGAAGGAAAACTCGGAGTCTCTGTAACAAGAGATACGCTTCAGGTTTTCCCCGAAACACTCCGTATCAACATAACCCTTCTGGGTTCTTCAATATTGCCGCTGTCTGAGAAACTCCGGTACGTCGTTTCGAGGCTACGGAAGCGATTCGTGGATAAATCGCAAGAAATTTACATACCGAATTTCAAGAGGgtgattcaacatttttgcTTGCCGGTGTCGGGGGGTGCGGTGATAAGGGCGATAGGAAATGTGCTGAAGCTGAACGATAAGGAAGTGGAAGCGGCATTAATGACTCTGCATAGATTTGGGAATCAGTCGTCATCGGCGCTATGGTATGAACTTGCGTACTTGGAAGCAAAAGAAAGAGTTGAAAAAGGTGATAAAGTTTGGCAAATTGGGATGGGTACTGGGCCCAAATGTGTTAGTTTGATTTGGGAGTGTATTCGGCCCATTTTAGGAGAGTCCAGTAATGATCCATGGGCCGATGTGATCGATCGGTATCCCATCTTAGGCCCATCAACTTAGATCTTAATGGCATTACTAATCtacttttatcttcttctttttctaattaagcAAAATAGCTTTACCTCAAGCATCTTAAAAGTATACTTAAAGGGTGAATTCTGCAATTAGTCCTGTGGTTCTTCTATTTCTGtcttcaaaatccaaaaaaacgTTTATATGTCTAATTATCATCCAAATATATCTATTAGTAGAAATAACCTTACTCATATAATCGTCCTATATTACTTACATTTTAATGTCATTGAGATGGAAATAGAATTGAATTGCTCTAATTAGGTATTAGAAAATCACATTAGTCATGTCCAACATTTTCACCATAACAACtttagttgattttgttataaagaTGACAATTATCATTGTGAGTTTAATGATGATAGAATGATTATATTCAAGGAGTTTATGAGTTATCTAGAGTGAAAATAAGtaactaatattttgaaaaatatttaactaaaattaagtATAGTGAAAGTGACATTGTGTGTTATCATTGTTAATAGTTGAATTAATGGTAGAGTAATTGACTATGAAGGAGTGGAGTGGGCTAAAATAGCTCACTCCATGGTTGCCTCAAGGATTATCATAATCCTAGAATTAtgactcttttatttttttccttatttctcCTATTCCTCACTCCCTTCTTTCACTATTCCTCACTCCCCTTCACTATTCTGCCCCCCTCATCTTTCTTATATGTTATAATTCCTTACTCTTCCATTtcattatttctcattttcagaaacataaattataataactcgAACTATAATAGTATGCattccaaacacaaactataatagctccataaactattataactcataaaatataataatcacaaattataataacttacTTCACACTCAAATATcctctttatttttatctatgaGGTTTGTCATTTGTATAAAATTAACTGTGATTAAAGACCATCTAACATGTAGGAGATAATGAGTTTAGGTCCCTCATGCAATAtgtctctttcctttttccctttcccCATCTTTTCATTGTAATCGCCTCCGCTGTTGtcattgatttattttcttcctttcattcaagtctaaaaaaaatgtgaacaACAAGGAATGTGATGATCTTAAACTAGTCAATTAATCACAAGAATTCTCATGCAAAGAAACACAGTaagtgaatatattttttaaattttagagtaaaaatgttaataaaaaatctataataaaatggtattaaataataaatttaagattaattgaaaattaaaaagttaaaactattgAACATGAACTAAAACCAAAgttgtattttaataaaagaataaaaagaatagtgtttgagttgaaaaagaaaaataagtgtTTGAGTGAGAAGATTGAAGAGCACATTAAAAGGCTTCAACCCATCATGTTGGGAAGGAGAGAGTACACATTCTTAATAACCCTGCCTTCCAATTCGCCAATTTGAATTCTCACCGACTTATTCATCATTTCTCATTTAAtgccaaaaataaatttggtacTTCCCAACTATATTTTCAACACTTATATATACACGCACCTTTTTTCATAGCTTTGTGTTATTGTTATTCACAGCGTAGGAAGAAATCTTTTCATTCTCATTTTGAgtttttagtataattttgGACATACTGATATGTATCTTGACAAAACAAAAAGGCATTGGTTCaaatccaattttaattttaaaaaactaatcaatatttggtatcctttaatattttaattagtatggtgtgtgtatatatgtgtgttgtTTAGAAGAGGAAAAGTCAATTATTAAGGAGCTTGTaggatttttatttgaaaaagtgttaaaattttgaaaggtaATTAGAATAGGTagaaattttaggaaaaataattaagtgtacaataatattttaaataaattacaaatataggtTTTTCAACCTGTTTTACATGAGTAATACACAtgtatcaatgatagattttaacaaattttgttatatttacaatttgtttaaaacgtaagatatttttaatctaatttctATGTATGAAACTATCCTAAATTTGtccaattaatttaaatttagcaAAAGTAAGCTGTTCAAACGAAcgtgaaaatgaaaacaagaatttggaaaaggaagaaaaaaataaaaattgaaaatcaaaccgaacaaaaatcaatcatttgaaatttatagatGTACACGATACACCAACTACAGCGGTTGGTCATTTAGTTTAGTGTAGTCTTTCCATTGATATCGGTTATCTTAAAGGAATGATTGTAAGTTCATTGGTCGATccatataaaagagaaaaagaacttCCGTCTTGGACTCTATCGGTTCTTTGCTCTCCATCCTTCACAAGACTAACTActagaaaaagagagaaactgACATATCTGATcgactaaaataatttttcgttGGTTGGCTGCCCTACATAGTAGTCTGCGGATTCcaatgttagttttttttttttctctcaaaataaataCTGGCCAACTGATGTATACCTCTAGTTGAAACTTTATACTTTTCTAACAACATTGAAATTAGGTTCATATTCAAAACATGACTCCAGAAAATTAGGattcaattaaaaagagaaactaggaacattttcaaagtcttttaccaaaaagaaaaaatccaaAGAGCATGAAGAAGGTTGTATCATATGTTTAATTGGGTATAACATCCTTTCCAATTACATCTCTAATATTTTGAGAGAGGAATTTATTTGatagcaaaaacaaaaccatgaAGACTGGTGattaataatatcatatcatttttaaaatatgtgaaaaatACAATGTCTTTAAGAGTGTTTGAGCAAGAAGTGATAGACTTTCAAAGAATAATATGATTGGAGGTTGAGCTTTGAACAGGTGGTGTGCTCCAATGACAAAGAGTTGACCAGAATAAAAGTTAGATGGATACGTGATTATTCAAGGGACGCTAGAGTGGTTTCTTCTTCAAGGaacacaaaactcaaattttaacctaatagattaaaaaaaaaaaacctcaaaattgatagctgttttttgttttttaactcACTGTCAATAGTAATTACGTCCGGGTGATGCATGGCATCAAATTTAAAGTTCCCACCTGTTGACTGCCAGCGGCACATCGAGCAAAGCAAATTAGCAAACTTGGAGAGCCCGTTTCGACCTTCATTTAACAtccactttcatttcttcaacaCGATTCAAATTCCCATTCCTCCATTGCCATCTCTTCCCCAATGGATTCTTCTCCCAACCATTTCCTCCTCCGTTATTCCGCTCAATTACCTCATACCCCTTTCATTATTCTCATCCCCATACTAACTTCCATTGAAGCCTATCTGTACTTCTCACATGCATGGCATCCCCTTTTCCATATCTTCCCACTGTCTTTCCTTGTCGTCCTCATCATCTTCAATCTTGCTTCTCCTAATTCAGTGTACTTAGTTGACTTCTCATGCCTCAAACCACCAAGCTTCTTCAGGGTTCCCTTCTCTACTTTCCTTGAAAATGCCACTTTGATGGATATTTTTGACAGTGAGAGTATCAGTTTCATGGCCAGAACTCTCAAGTCTTCTGGACAGAGTGAACAAACTTGTCTCCCTCCAGCCCTGCATTTCATACCACCCAAAACCCATATACAGGAATCCATTAATGAAGTCCACATCGTACTGTTTCCTGTCATGAATGACCTTTTAACCAAAACTCATCTCTCTCCTTCCGACATTGATATTCTAATTGTTAATTGCAGTGGCTTTTGCCAATCTCCTTCTCTGTCATCCATAGTCATCAACAAATATTCTATGAGAAATGACATTAAGAGCTTTAATCTCTCTGGAATGGGGTGTAGTGCAAGTGCTATTGCCATTCACTTGGCTGAAAATCTCCTTCGAGTTCACAAAAACTCAAATGCAGTCGTGCTTAGTACAGAAATTTTATCGAACGGTTGGTACGCAGGAAAAGAACGCTCCAAATTGATCCTTAATTGCCTATTCCGAATGGGCAGTGCAGCTATTCTGCTCTCTAACAAAAAACAAGCGAAAGaatcttcaaaatataaactgATTAAAACGCTCAGAACACAGAGAGCTTTCGATGACAAAAGTTACCTATCAGCCTTACGCGAGGAGGACAGGTACGGAAAACTCGGCGTCGCTCTGACACGGGATTTACCCCATGTCGCCGGAGAAACTCTCCGATCAAACATAACGATTCTGGGTGCTTCAGTTTTACCGTTGTCGGAGAAACTACGGCATGCGGTTTCGAGGCTAAGAAAGCGATTCTTGGACAAATCGCAAGATATTTACATTCCGAATTTCAAAACGGTGATTCAGCATTTTTGCCTGCCGGTGTCGGGGGGTGCGGTGATAAGGGAGATCGGAAAAGTGCTGAAGCTTAACGATAAGGATGTGGAAGCGGCATTGGCGACTCTTCATAGATTCGGGAACCAATCGTCTTCTTCGTTGTGGTATGAACTTGCTTATTTGGAAGCaaaaagaagagttgaaaaaggagaaagagtGTGGCAAATTGGAATGGGCACTGGGCCCAAATGTGTTAGCTTGATTTGGGAGTGTATTCGGCCCATTTCTGGAGAGTCCAATAATGAACCATGGGCCGATGTAATTGATCGGTATCCAAATCTAGGCCCACCAACCTAGCTCTTTAAAATGTCTCTTTTATCCATATGGTTTTGCACCTAATGTCATAACCAACGAAtaaaattcctttttttctctccttgatttcatatgaaaaatgtatatatttgtatgtGTGAATtaggtttttctattttattttatagtttttttctatttatgaaatactattttgatttttaactcttaattaagtttattttagtccaaaatttttcaaaggttcattttggtcatttgagttttgttccatttttatttctagGGTTTGGAAATGCATATTTTAGTcctaattttccttttcagaaaaatcaatttggtACTTGctgtattaatatttttctaccTACCCAAAGCTTGTCTCTAAATTATATAGCTTAAGATCATGCTCATCTTTTAGCACGTGTACACATAATGATCAAAATTCTCATTTTAATgggttgaaaataaaataaatgtaagaactaaaacaataattattcaagaaagaaaattttaaaatatcatggATCAAAATagtacaaattcaaaattgatgaaGGAAAGTTGGAGACATAAAAGGAAATCTAACTTAAGAGCCCATCTAACTTAAGAGCACATTAGTGACTACCGTCGGCAACGACAAAAAGATCCTTTACAATAATATTCAATACCATCCACCTTTAgcataaattttcattttcattttttttttttcttaaccaCATGACCTAAAAGATCCTCGTACTAGTAGAGAGTTAATTAACTTCATTGACTCTACGTTCTTAaccaatattaaaatatatattggtaAGAGAAAGAGTGAAGTATATTGtttcacatttaattaaatatgaagaaaaaagggttgagtttgaaaagttatttttgcCCTAGCTTGTGAGGCTAAAGTTTTAGactttatgaaaagaaaatgtttgcTAGAAGTAAGTGGTACAATTGAATGAGTATGTTAATAGTTATATGGATGGTGATGCAATAGAATAATAATTGGCAATGTCAACTAAGAGAATGTATAAGTAGGGTTGTATACCtaatttgttcaaaattaaaattctattattgCATGATCTTGTGCCCATCTAAAAATACAAAGTACCTTATAAACTCTTGTGTATAGAGAGGATCTAATTCCAACCAAACAATTATGTCagatattgaatatatatatatatatatatatgaactttttctcaataatattcatgaaaatatgtttgaattttttgagttGCTATAGATTGTAAATGTCGGTGAGTTCTACACTAATTTTAAAGACATACCAACATGacatataataaatgaatggAGAgaaattttctccatttttttagGTGAAGTTgcaataactttttattttgttttttagttgtaattgttaaaaaaataaatattaatcataTGTAACATATGCTAAAAGAGCTCAAATTATTATACAATATATCAACTTTCAACAAGCTTATTGAATTTGTAGGTAATGTTATCAGAATTTATTTAAGTACTttgtttacaataataataataataataataataataatttatctaaaatagattattaatattaattgtttgtttaaaacatcctttcaaatataaccaaatgaaaaaatataacttataaatataataaaatataaaaaatatatgaaactataaattttaagcagttttattatttaatttttttaacttgaatGGGGATGGATCaaatgtatttgataaatatatttggttaaaaaagggtcaatttttttaaaaaaataactatttactaaatattgtaagattttgtattatatttgcaataaatattaatagatttttattagtggtattaatataatctaCTATGGATcgttattgatataatataaaattttgttatatttcatgaaatattttcacttcgttttttaaaatattaaaaaaataaaaaaaaatgagaagacaGATGTAGATTGGAGAGGCCAATAAGGATAGGGAAATTATTAATAGCCAAGTTTAAGAGAAAGAGTATCGAAAAGGTAAAAACCAATGTGTGGTTAAGTTTACAAAGTGgacaaaaatgaataataataattaggaGGGGTTGAGTTGAATAATGAATCAAACCCTACAACATGCTTCAAATATCCATTTCATAACTGCAAAAGAAtgcgttttcttttttgctacttatagttttaatgcacttaaattaaataatgattttaaattttgtttaaaattctCTGAACATAAAAGTATAGTTAAGAGAGATGCttatacttttacttttagtaatgaaaaatatacagGATGTCTTCCATTATAATTGAgttacattttcatttcaaattaagTGAAAATGGTGAGATTATTTATATCA of the Cucumis sativus cultivar 9930 chromosome 3, Cucumber_9930_V3, whole genome shotgun sequence genome contains:
- the LOC101215310 gene encoding 3-ketoacyl-CoA synthase 6, translating into MESAPKLKQNHGCTFLHSTQLLISVLSSFFQLQNFFILILLVSMETYIFLNGWNPISYFFLLLSSYTFCKYIIKLPILNAPRPVYLVDFSCLKPPSFCRVPFSLFLENATLMNTFDNNSLSFMAKTLKSSGQSEETCLPPALHFIPPKTHQQESIHEVHMVLFPVMDDLLTKTHLSPCDIDILIVNCSGFCPSPSLSSIVINKYSMRSDIKSYNLSGMGCSASAVAIHLAENLLQVHENSNVVVLSTEILSNGWYAGKEHSRLILNCYFRMGGAAILLTNRKEAKLFSKYKLFKTLRTQTSYDDRSYLSAIREEDKEGKLGVSVTRDTLQVFPETLRINITLLGSSILPLSEKLRYVVSRLRKRFVDKSQEIYIPNFKRVIQHFCLPVSGGAVIRAIGNVLKLNDKEVEAALMTLHRFGNQSSSALWYELAYLEAKERVEKGDKVWQIGMGTGPKCVSLIWECIRPILGESSNDPWADVIDRYPILGPST
- the LOC101215063 gene encoding 3-ketoacyl-CoA synthase 5 codes for the protein MDSSPNHFLLRYSAQLPHTPFIILIPILTSIEAYLYFSHAWHPLFHIFPLSFLVVLIIFNLASPNSVYLVDFSCLKPPSFFRVPFSTFLENATLMDIFDSESISFMARTLKSSGQSEQTCLPPALHFIPPKTHIQESINEVHIVLFPVMNDLLTKTHLSPSDIDILIVNCSGFCQSPSLSSIVINKYSMRNDIKSFNLSGMGCSASAIAIHLAENLLRVHKNSNAVVLSTEILSNGWYAGKERSKLILNCLFRMGSAAILLSNKKQAKESSKYKLIKTLRTQRAFDDKSYLSALREEDRYGKLGVALTRDLPHVAGETLRSNITILGASVLPLSEKLRHAVSRLRKRFLDKSQDIYIPNFKTVIQHFCLPVSGGAVIREIGKVLKLNDKDVEAALATLHRFGNQSSSSLWYELAYLEAKRRVEKGERVWQIGMGTGPKCVSLIWECIRPISGESNNEPWADVIDRYPNLGPPT